One genomic segment of bacterium includes these proteins:
- a CDS encoding transposase produces the protein MKRARFSEEQIIGILKAAEAAGNIRAVCQENNITEQTFYRWRRKFGGMDVSEAKKLRELERENSELKKMVADLSLDIRMLKEINSKKW, from the coding sequence ATGAAGCGAGCGCGATTTTCGGAAGAGCAGATCATCGGGATTCTGAAGGCGGCGGAAGCCGCCGGGAACATCCGGGCGGTGTGCCAAGAGAACAACATCACGGAGCAGACCTTCTATCGATGGCGGCGGAAGTTTGGCGGGATGGACGTTTCGGAAGCGAAGAAGCTTCGGGAGCTCGAACGTGAGAACTCCGAGCTGAAGAAGATGGTGGCTGACCTGTCGCTGGACATTCGGATGCTCAAGGAGATCAACTCGAAAAAATGGTGA
- a CDS encoding IS3 family transposase — MVSLAERRRAAEHLEQEFAASERRACQVIEIARSTKRRPSGRTEEVELVAAVHRLSERYPRFGYRKIFHRLQMEGWRVGRERVRLLRRREGLRVPRKGPKRRRRGSSTTGPTEALHPNHVWSYDFVADQTVEGRTLRFLTVIDEHTRQGLWIECARHLTSVDVVRVLDQLVELHGPPGVVKSDNGSEFVAKKVQEWIENQGIDARFIDPGSPWQNGHNESFNGVFRDGCLNRWLFESVREAREASEAWLLEYNEERPHGSLGGLTPVSFFERVKNQEREAA; from the coding sequence ATGGTGAGCCTGGCGGAGCGGCGACGTGCAGCGGAGCACCTGGAGCAGGAGTTCGCAGCGAGCGAACGGCGAGCCTGCCAGGTGATCGAGATCGCGCGGAGCACGAAGCGTCGTCCGTCAGGCCGTACTGAAGAAGTCGAGTTGGTTGCTGCCGTTCATCGGTTGTCGGAGCGGTATCCGCGCTTCGGATACCGCAAGATCTTTCACCGACTCCAGATGGAGGGATGGCGCGTGGGGCGGGAACGTGTTCGCCTACTGAGACGTCGAGAGGGGCTGAGAGTGCCGAGGAAGGGCCCGAAACGGCGACGGCGTGGATCGAGCACAACCGGCCCCACAGAAGCTCTCCATCCGAACCATGTGTGGAGCTACGACTTCGTGGCGGATCAGACGGTCGAGGGGCGAACGCTTCGCTTCCTAACGGTGATCGATGAGCACACGCGCCAGGGCTTGTGGATCGAGTGCGCCCGTCATCTCACTTCGGTGGATGTGGTTCGCGTTCTCGACCAGCTCGTCGAGTTGCACGGCCCGCCGGGGGTCGTGAAGAGTGACAACGGAAGCGAGTTCGTGGCCAAGAAAGTCCAGGAGTGGATCGAGAACCAAGGCATCGATGCTCGGTTCATCGACCCGGGGAGCCCTTGGCAGAACGGCCACAACGAGAGCTTCAACGGCGTCTTCCGCGATGGCTGCCTGAACCGCTGGCTCTTCGAGTCGGTGCGGGAAGCTCGAGAAGCCTCGGAAGCGTGGCTCCTCGAGTACAACGAAGAGCGACCCCATGGGTCGCTGGGCGGGCTGACGCCCGTCTCGTTCTTCGAACGAGTGAAGAACCAGGAAAGGGAAGCCGCCTGA